A single window of Streptomyces aquilus DNA harbors:
- a CDS encoding DUF4118 domain-containing protein produces MSTGTSTWRMPHEMSAWAARDGLALAAGLLAPFLVALALVPVRTDLSHTNAALILVVAVVAVAALGSRTAGVVAALSAAAWYDFFLTRPYETFDISATADVETAILLLVVGVIVSQLAARARRLEVVVVTDAAYLARLQRTGDLVRSAGSADTVVDHVRGELVQLLGLRACRFEHGTLMGRPARLLKDGSVTGWGPEEVELRVYGNGRYQGRFMLTPGPEALPPLQARLVAVTLADQTGAALDTAGPA; encoded by the coding sequence ATGAGCACCGGAACCAGTACCTGGCGGATGCCCCATGAGATGTCGGCCTGGGCGGCGCGAGACGGCCTCGCCCTGGCGGCGGGCCTGCTGGCGCCCTTCCTGGTGGCGCTCGCCCTGGTGCCGGTCCGCACGGATCTGTCCCACACGAACGCGGCGCTGATCCTCGTGGTGGCTGTCGTCGCGGTCGCCGCGCTGGGCAGCCGTACGGCGGGCGTGGTGGCGGCGCTGTCAGCGGCGGCCTGGTACGACTTCTTTCTGACGCGGCCCTACGAGACCTTCGACATCTCCGCCACCGCGGACGTGGAGACCGCGATCCTGCTGCTGGTCGTAGGCGTGATCGTGTCCCAACTGGCGGCCCGAGCCCGCAGGTTGGAGGTGGTCGTCGTGACCGACGCGGCCTACCTCGCCCGGCTCCAGCGGACCGGCGATCTGGTCAGGTCGGCGGGCTCGGCGGATACCGTGGTCGACCATGTCCGGGGCGAACTCGTCCAGCTGCTGGGGCTGCGCGCCTGCCGCTTCGAGCACGGGACGCTGATGGGGAGGCCGGCGCGTCTGCTCAAGGACGGCAGCGTGACCGGCTGGGGCCCGGAGGAGGTCGAGCTGCGGGTCTACGGCAACGGCCGCTACCAGGGCCGTTTCATGCTCACCCCGGGCCCGGAGGCCCTGCCGCCGCTCCAGGCCCGGCTGGTCGCGGTGACATTGGCCGACCAGACGGGCGCGGCGCTGGACACAGCGGGCCCGGCATGA
- a CDS encoding NAD-dependent epimerase/dehydratase family protein: MKIFLTGGSGYLGKATLSALLRDGHTVEALARNDRAAETVGSLGATPVRGGLADLGVLNAAAARAEAVIHLAQAGTGDEDLAAATAMQDGIGTGPYVHTGGTWVYGDTDGVVDETAPWNPPPVVAWRKPVEDAVLRRAREGGRPVVVRPGLLYGGENRLIDMFYGVPGRAAGAVPYIDDGANRWALVHVDDIATLYVAALKAKPGSVYVGVGGVNPTAKECSLAVARSAGLDGKVVSLTLERAREQMGPIADAFALDQQLTPARAGAELGWIPEHTDPLAVLAGGE, from the coding sequence ATGAAGATCTTCCTCACCGGCGGGTCCGGATACCTCGGCAAGGCCACACTCAGCGCGCTGCTCCGCGACGGCCACACCGTGGAGGCGCTGGCCCGCAACGACCGGGCCGCCGAGACCGTCGGCTCCCTCGGGGCGACGCCGGTGCGCGGCGGGTTGGCCGATCTCGGGGTGCTGAACGCGGCCGCGGCCCGCGCCGAAGCGGTCATCCACCTGGCGCAGGCCGGGACCGGCGACGAGGACCTCGCGGCAGCCACCGCCATGCAGGACGGCATCGGCACCGGCCCGTATGTGCACACCGGCGGCACCTGGGTCTACGGCGACACCGACGGGGTCGTGGACGAGACCGCCCCCTGGAACCCCCCGCCCGTGGTCGCCTGGCGCAAGCCCGTCGAGGACGCCGTACTGCGACGCGCGCGGGAGGGCGGCCGGCCGGTCGTGGTGCGGCCCGGGCTGCTGTACGGCGGCGAGAACCGTCTGATCGACATGTTCTACGGCGTTCCGGGCAGGGCAGCCGGCGCCGTCCCCTACATCGACGACGGCGCCAATCGCTGGGCTCTGGTGCACGTCGACGACATCGCGACGCTGTACGTCGCCGCTCTGAAGGCGAAGCCCGGCTCGGTGTACGTGGGTGTGGGCGGGGTGAACCCGACCGCCAAGGAGTGCTCGCTGGCCGTCGCACGCTCTGCCGGCCTCGACGGCAAGGTCGTCTCCCTCACGCTGGAGCGGGCCCGTGAGCAGATGGGCCCGATCGCGGACGCCTTCGCCCTGGACCAGCAGCTCACCCCGGCGCGCGCCGGGGCCGAGCTGGGGTGGATCCCAGAGCACACCGACCCGCTGGCCGTCCTCGCCGGCGGCGAGTGA
- a CDS encoding GNAT family N-acetyltransferase codes for MIEIDPRDLPALSRCFPTGSPGPGTVGEHVLATGNGRWWADRAVLPHSVAVSCTGHVVLRGVPDAPTPETLAPLAGCRIDAPSRFLPALGSAFERLTPWERITWTLQAGPLTATLPMGVTVRHLEAADTEAVHALGPDASWLSASWGGPAGLAASGHAWAAVGRTGRILAVACSYFRGTRHEDVAVHTVPGRRRHRLALACVTSLCADITARGHLPSWNCSVHNRASRLLAWTAGFRLVREHVHYAVGSPMARDRRLSA; via the coding sequence ATGATCGAGATAGACCCCCGTGACCTGCCCGCCCTCAGCCGGTGTTTCCCCACGGGGTCCCCCGGCCCCGGCACGGTCGGCGAACACGTGCTGGCCACGGGCAACGGCCGCTGGTGGGCCGACCGAGCCGTCCTGCCGCATTCCGTCGCCGTGTCGTGCACCGGTCACGTGGTACTGCGCGGCGTACCCGACGCACCGACACCCGAGACGCTCGCGCCCCTGGCCGGTTGTCGCATCGACGCACCGTCCCGCTTCCTCCCGGCGCTGGGCTCCGCCTTCGAACGCCTCACACCGTGGGAGCGCATCACCTGGACCCTCCAGGCCGGACCGCTGACCGCCACGCTCCCCATGGGCGTGACCGTGAGGCACCTGGAGGCCGCGGACACCGAGGCGGTGCACGCGCTGGGCCCGGACGCCTCCTGGCTCTCGGCGAGCTGGGGCGGCCCGGCCGGACTCGCCGCCTCGGGACACGCGTGGGCGGCCGTCGGCCGGACCGGCCGGATCCTCGCGGTGGCATGCTCCTACTTCCGCGGCACCCGCCACGAGGACGTGGCCGTCCACACCGTCCCCGGCCGCAGACGCCACCGCCTCGCCCTCGCCTGCGTCACCTCGCTCTGTGCGGACATCACGGCCCGGGGCCACCTCCCCAGCTGGAACTGCTCGGTCCACAACCGCGCCAGTCGCCTCCTCGCCTGGACAGCCGGCTTCCGTCTGGTCCGCGAGCACGTCCACTACGCGGTCGGCAGCCCCATGGCGCGCGATCGCCGGCTCAGCGCGTAG
- a CDS encoding APC family permease: MATTEHPPPSRLRAWMLEGLSDMGKGHSQPARPTQPQESRLEHEGQPWYRVMCLTGVDYFSTLGYQPGIAALAAGLLSPIATIVLVIVTLAGALPVYRRVAEESPHGEGSIAMLERLLTFWKGKLFVLTLLGFAATDFLITITLSAADASTHLVENPHLNSALHDKQMLITLILVALLGAVFLKGFLEAIGVAVALVVVYLSLNVVVVIVGFWHVVTEGHVVTDWSNALTAEHGNIFVMIGVSLIVFPKLALGMSGFETGVAVMPHVKGDPGDTEESPKGRIRDTKKLLTTAALIMSVFLIATSFITTLLIPEKDFEAGGPANGRALAYLAHDYLGGAFGTVYDVSTIAILWFAGASAMAGLLNLMPRYLPRYGMAPHWARAVRPMVIVFTLIGFLVTWIFDADVDAQGGAYATGVLVLMSSAAIAVTIAARRASEGKWTVIFATISAVLLYVTVVNVIERPDGVKIGACFIAGIILVSLLSRLARAFELRVTSVTLDDMAERFIRDMSSRKIRFIANEPDKRDKAEYREKIEQIRADNDIPGEDFVFVEVTVLDPSEFEASLSVHGEVLHNRYRVLTLESSSIPNALAALLLHARDTTGCTPHMYFEWTEGNPFANFLRFFLFGQGEVAPVTREVLREAEPDRARRPRVHTG; this comes from the coding sequence ATGGCCACGACCGAACATCCCCCGCCCAGTCGCCTGCGCGCCTGGATGCTGGAGGGGCTGTCCGACATGGGCAAGGGTCACAGCCAGCCGGCCCGACCGACCCAGCCGCAGGAATCCAGGCTGGAGCACGAGGGCCAGCCCTGGTACCGGGTGATGTGCCTGACGGGCGTCGACTACTTCTCGACCCTCGGCTACCAGCCGGGCATCGCGGCCCTCGCGGCCGGCCTCCTCTCCCCCATCGCGACGATCGTGCTGGTGATCGTCACCCTGGCGGGCGCCCTGCCGGTGTACCGCCGTGTGGCCGAGGAGAGCCCGCACGGCGAGGGCTCGATCGCCATGCTGGAGCGGCTGCTCACCTTCTGGAAGGGCAAGCTGTTCGTCCTCACGCTGCTGGGCTTCGCGGCCACCGACTTCCTGATCACCATCACCCTGTCCGCCGCGGACGCCTCGACCCACCTCGTCGAGAACCCGCACCTCAACAGCGCCCTGCACGACAAGCAGATGCTGATCACCCTGATCCTGGTGGCGCTGCTCGGCGCGGTGTTCCTGAAGGGCTTCCTGGAGGCGATCGGGGTCGCGGTCGCCCTGGTGGTGGTCTATCTCTCGCTCAACGTCGTCGTCGTGATCGTCGGCTTCTGGCACGTCGTCACCGAGGGCCATGTCGTCACCGACTGGTCGAACGCCCTCACGGCCGAGCACGGCAACATCTTCGTGATGATCGGCGTGTCCCTGATCGTCTTCCCGAAGCTGGCGCTCGGCATGTCCGGCTTCGAGACCGGCGTCGCGGTGATGCCCCATGTGAAGGGCGACCCGGGAGACACCGAGGAGAGCCCCAAGGGCCGCATCCGGGACACCAAGAAGCTGCTCACCACGGCCGCCCTGATCATGAGCGTCTTCCTGATCGCCACCAGCTTCATCACCACTCTCCTGATCCCCGAGAAGGACTTCGAGGCCGGCGGCCCGGCCAACGGACGCGCCCTGGCGTACCTGGCGCACGACTACCTGGGCGGTGCCTTCGGCACGGTCTACGACGTCTCGACCATCGCCATCCTGTGGTTCGCCGGCGCCTCCGCGATGGCTGGCCTGCTCAACCTGATGCCGCGCTACCTCCCCCGCTACGGCATGGCCCCGCACTGGGCCCGCGCCGTACGCCCCATGGTCATCGTCTTCACCCTGATCGGCTTCCTGGTCACCTGGATCTTCGACGCCGACGTCGACGCCCAGGGCGGCGCGTACGCCACTGGTGTCCTGGTGCTGATGTCCTCGGCGGCCATCGCGGTGACGATCGCCGCGCGCCGGGCGTCGGAAGGCAAGTGGACCGTCATCTTCGCGACCATCTCGGCCGTCCTGCTCTACGTCACCGTCGTCAACGTCATCGAGCGCCCCGACGGCGTGAAGATCGGCGCCTGCTTCATCGCCGGCATCATCCTGGTCTCCCTCCTCTCCCGGCTGGCCCGCGCCTTCGAGCTCCGCGTGACGAGCGTGACGCTCGACGACATGGCGGAACGATTCATCCGGGACATGTCGAGCCGCAAGATCCGCTTCATCGCCAACGAGCCCGACAAGCGGGACAAGGCCGAGTACCGCGAGAAGATCGAGCAGATCCGCGCGGACAACGACATCCCCGGCGAGGACTTCGTCTTCGTCGAGGTCACGGTCCTCGACCCGTCCGAGTTCGAGGCGAGCCTGTCGGTCCACGGCGAGGTCCTGCACAACCGCTACCGCGTGCTGACCCTGGAGTCCTCCTCCATCCCCAACGCGCTGGCGGCCCTCCTCCTCCACGCCCGCGACACAACGGGCTGCACGCCGCACATGTACTTCGAGTGGACCGAGGGCAACCCCTTCGCCAACTTCCTCCGCTTCTTCCTCTTCGGCCAGGGCGAGGTGGCCCCCGTCACCCGAGAGGTCCTGCGCGAGGCGGAACCGGACCGGGCCCGCCGCCCCCGCGTCCACACCGGCTGA
- a CDS encoding APC family permease — MSVLTTEPGATPADEEPPDTGERHRLTAVTGLAALSLDAMASVAYGPEAIVLVLAAAGAHGLGFTLPVTLAIAGLLAVLVASYRQVIAAFPDGGGSYAVAKTHVGVRTSLVAAASLVLDYVLNVAVAVTAGVAALTSAFPALYDDRLWLCLGVLMLITAVNLRGIVESARVFIVPTVVFVGSILVLIAVGLFRSGPVSTVTADGHASVLADNATTVGALLLLKAFASGCAALTGVEAIANAVPSFRVPRVKRAQRAEVALGAVLGVMLIGLSVLIGRFHLQPVEGVTVLAQLADASLGHNWAFYVIQFATMILLALSANTSFGGLPVLLKLLARDNYLPHVFALKADRQVHRHGVLALAFVSAALLVFSGGDTNTLVPLFAIGVFVGFTIAQVGMVRHWRLEQGTGWRGKALLNGFGAVLTGVATVVVTLEKFQEGAWLIVIALPLLVAAFVAVHRAYGRIGERLGLGRIPEPPHRERSLVIVPVSSLSRLTSEALTAAASLGDEVRAVTVCYPDPEDRATLHALERAWADWDPGVSLVRLACERRSLGRPIAAYVREVMAAEPATRVTVLIPEAEPERLWQRLLQNQRGAVVAHAVRRETDAVICRLRFRLL, encoded by the coding sequence ATGTCCGTCCTGACCACCGAGCCGGGTGCGACCCCCGCCGACGAGGAGCCGCCCGATACCGGCGAGCGGCATCGCCTCACCGCCGTCACGGGCCTGGCCGCCCTGTCCCTGGACGCGATGGCGTCGGTGGCGTACGGCCCCGAGGCGATCGTTCTGGTCCTGGCGGCGGCCGGAGCACACGGACTCGGCTTCACCCTCCCGGTGACGCTGGCCATCGCGGGTTTGCTCGCGGTGCTGGTCGCCTCCTATCGGCAGGTGATCGCGGCCTTCCCGGACGGCGGCGGTTCCTACGCCGTCGCCAAGACGCACGTGGGCGTGCGGACGAGCCTGGTGGCCGCGGCCTCCCTGGTCCTGGACTACGTCCTGAACGTGGCCGTCGCCGTCACGGCCGGCGTGGCCGCCCTGACCTCCGCCTTCCCGGCCCTCTACGACGACCGGCTGTGGCTCTGCCTCGGCGTGCTCATGCTGATCACCGCGGTGAACCTGCGGGGCATCGTCGAGTCGGCCCGGGTCTTCATCGTGCCGACCGTGGTGTTCGTCGGCTCGATCCTGGTGCTCATAGCGGTCGGTCTGTTCCGGTCCGGGCCAGTCAGCACGGTCACGGCGGACGGCCACGCCTCCGTGCTCGCAGACAACGCCACCACCGTGGGTGCCCTGCTCCTGCTGAAAGCTTTCGCCTCTGGGTGTGCCGCTCTCACCGGTGTCGAGGCCATCGCCAATGCCGTCCCCTCCTTCCGCGTCCCGCGCGTCAAGCGCGCCCAGCGCGCGGAGGTCGCCCTCGGAGCCGTCCTCGGGGTGATGCTGATCGGCCTGTCGGTCCTGATCGGCCGCTTCCACCTCCAGCCGGTCGAGGGCGTCACCGTCCTCGCTCAGCTCGCGGATGCCTCGCTCGGCCACAACTGGGCTTTCTACGTCATCCAGTTCGCGACGATGATCCTGCTCGCGCTCTCGGCCAACACGTCCTTCGGCGGGCTGCCGGTGCTGCTGAAGCTGCTCGCCCGCGACAACTACCTGCCGCACGTCTTCGCCCTGAAGGCCGACCGCCAGGTCCACCGGCACGGGGTGCTCGCCCTCGCGTTCGTCTCGGCCGCGCTGCTCGTCTTCTCCGGCGGCGACACCAACACCCTGGTTCCGCTCTTCGCCATCGGTGTCTTCGTCGGGTTCACCATCGCCCAGGTCGGCATGGTCCGGCACTGGCGTCTGGAGCAGGGGACCGGGTGGCGCGGGAAGGCCCTGCTGAACGGCTTCGGGGCCGTGCTCACCGGTGTCGCGACGGTCGTCGTCACGCTGGAGAAGTTCCAGGAGGGCGCCTGGCTGATCGTGATCGCGCTGCCGCTGCTGGTCGCGGCGTTCGTCGCCGTCCACCGCGCGTACGGCCGGATCGGCGAGCGGCTCGGTCTGGGCCGCATCCCCGAGCCCCCGCACCGCGAACGCTCACTGGTGATCGTGCCCGTCTCGTCCCTGTCCCGGCTCACCTCAGAGGCCCTGACGGCCGCCGCCTCCCTCGGCGACGAGGTCCGCGCGGTCACCGTCTGCTACCCCGACCCCGAGGACCGGGCCACCCTGCACGCACTGGAGCGTGCCTGGGCCGACTGGGACCCCGGGGTCTCCCTGGTGCGGCTGGCCTGCGAGCGGCGCTCCCTGGGCCGCCCCATCGCCGCCTACGTCCGTGAGGTCATGGCCGCCGAGCCGGCCACCCGGGTCACCGTGCTGATCCCGGAGGCCGAGCCGGAGCGGCTGTGGCAGCGGCTTCTGCAGAACCAGCGGGGCGCCGTCGTCGCGCACGCCGTACGACGGGAGACGGACGCCGTCATCTGCCGACTGCGCTTCCGCCTGCTGTGA
- a CDS encoding GbsR/MarR family transcriptional regulator: MPNDAQLLFADHVGRFYARQYGFPPMAGRLLGHLLVCDPPQQTIDELTEALLASRSAITGAVKLLENYGIARRTRAAGERMDRVSLDPDSQQPQNFDAAVHQEHAALFREGLALLSDAPPERRAALEEMIALAEFLAERLPKLVDEWHAHRDDLRASGRLGRPRRTAGSAGS, translated from the coding sequence GTGCCGAACGACGCGCAGCTACTCTTCGCCGATCACGTGGGCCGCTTCTACGCCCGGCAGTACGGCTTCCCGCCCATGGCCGGGCGGCTGCTCGGCCACCTCCTCGTGTGCGATCCGCCCCAGCAGACCATCGACGAGCTGACCGAGGCCCTGCTGGCCAGCCGCAGTGCCATCACCGGCGCGGTCAAACTGCTGGAGAACTACGGCATCGCCCGGCGCACCCGCGCCGCCGGTGAGCGCATGGACCGGGTGAGCCTGGACCCGGACAGCCAGCAGCCGCAGAACTTCGACGCGGCGGTCCACCAGGAACACGCCGCACTGTTCCGGGAGGGCCTGGCCCTCCTCTCCGACGCTCCGCCGGAACGCCGTGCGGCGCTGGAGGAAATGATCGCGCTGGCCGAGTTCCTGGCGGAACGCCTGCCCAAGCTGGTGGACGAGTGGCACGCGCACCGTGACGACCTGCGCGCCTCGGGACGACTTGGTCGGCCCAGGCGAACAGCCGGGTCGGCCGGCTCATGA
- a CDS encoding Na+/H+ antiporter codes for MRSVGTVLALVVLATLVATFARRWRIPAPSLLVVAGLAVALLPGTPQIEISPEIIGLVVLPPLLYASAEDMSWRELKAVWKPVGVLSIGLVLASAAAVGWVASLITPLSWQMAFVLGAVLASTDPVAVTALGRRLSLPPKVQVLVQAESLFNDATSLVLFRVAASVAVASAAAGWGTAGGEFAVLAGGGTIIGAAVAGVVALIRRRTEDPVLETVISLVTPYAAYVLAEAAHTSGVTSVVVAGVVLGGRGDRLTNARIRLQLHAVYGTVVFLLESVVFSLIGLALPAQVRALEDGDRAWPLYALAVAATLIAVRLLWLAPLSALVQRKGGIQRMNWRVPLVLTWAGTRGVVPLAAALSIPETTKAGAALADRPLVLVLTTSVVVVTLVVQGFTLAPVVRRSGIALEPDHTEREEAAARCHLADAGIRRLDELAELEAVPDVVLDRLRRGLTARLDDARDRLNEDTGPSGSADLVYRRLRRDLIVIEATELQRLYDDHTISDTTRRRLQRSLDLEEARLADA; via the coding sequence ATGCGCAGCGTAGGCACGGTTCTGGCACTGGTGGTCCTGGCCACCCTGGTGGCGACCTTCGCCCGCCGGTGGCGCATCCCCGCACCCTCCCTGCTCGTCGTCGCAGGTCTCGCCGTCGCGCTGCTGCCGGGCACCCCTCAGATCGAGATCAGCCCGGAGATCATTGGCCTGGTCGTGCTGCCGCCGCTCCTGTACGCCAGTGCCGAGGACATGTCGTGGCGTGAGCTGAAGGCCGTGTGGAAGCCGGTCGGTGTCCTGTCCATCGGCCTGGTGCTGGCCTCGGCGGCGGCCGTCGGCTGGGTGGCGTCCCTGATCACGCCGCTGTCGTGGCAGATGGCGTTCGTGCTGGGCGCGGTGCTGGCCAGCACCGACCCGGTGGCCGTGACCGCGCTCGGCAGACGCCTCTCTCTGCCGCCGAAGGTGCAGGTCCTCGTGCAGGCGGAGAGCCTGTTCAACGACGCGACCTCACTGGTGCTGTTCCGGGTCGCGGCGAGCGTGGCGGTGGCGTCGGCCGCGGCCGGCTGGGGTACGGCAGGCGGTGAGTTCGCGGTGCTGGCGGGCGGCGGCACAATCATCGGTGCCGCGGTCGCGGGGGTGGTCGCGCTGATCCGCAGGCGCACCGAGGACCCGGTCCTGGAGACGGTGATCTCCCTGGTCACCCCGTACGCGGCCTACGTCCTCGCGGAGGCCGCCCACACCTCCGGCGTCACCTCGGTCGTGGTCGCGGGTGTCGTCCTCGGCGGCCGGGGCGACCGGCTCACCAACGCCCGTATCCGCCTCCAACTGCACGCCGTGTACGGCACGGTGGTGTTCCTGCTGGAGAGCGTCGTGTTCTCACTGATCGGGCTGGCCCTGCCCGCGCAGGTCCGGGCCCTGGAGGACGGCGACCGGGCCTGGCCGCTGTACGCCCTCGCGGTCGCCGCCACGCTGATCGCCGTACGGCTGTTGTGGCTGGCGCCGCTGTCGGCGCTCGTGCAGCGCAAGGGCGGCATCCAGCGGATGAACTGGCGGGTGCCGCTGGTGCTGACCTGGGCCGGCACCCGGGGTGTCGTGCCGCTGGCGGCGGCCCTGTCCATACCGGAGACCACGAAGGCGGGCGCCGCCCTGGCCGACCGTCCGCTCGTCCTGGTCCTGACCACGTCCGTCGTGGTCGTCACCCTCGTCGTCCAGGGCTTCACCCTCGCTCCCGTCGTACGCCGCTCCGGCATCGCCCTGGAACCCGACCACACGGAACGCGAGGAAGCCGCCGCCCGCTGCCACCTCGCCGACGCGGGCATCCGGCGCCTGGACGAACTCGCCGAACTGGAGGCTGTACCGGACGTCGTCCTCGACCGCCTCCGCCGCGGCCTCACCGCCCGCCTCGACGACGCCCGCGACCGCCTCAACGAGGACACCGGCCCGTCCGGCTCCGCCGACCTCGTCTACCGCCGGCTGCGCCGCGACCTGATCGTCATAGAGGCGACGGAACTGCAACGCCTCTACGACGACCACACCATCAGCGACACCACCCGCAGAAGACTCCAGCGGTCCCTGGACCTGGAGGAGGCTCGGCTGGCCGACGCCTGA
- a CDS encoding sensor histidine kinase: MSEDVRPGRLKVYLGAAPGVGKTYRMLDEGRRRAARGADVVVGFAECHGRPCTEAMLDGLEVVRRARCDYRGGRFEEMDLGAVLARRPQVAIVDEFAHTNVPGGGRNAKRWQDIEALLAAGIDVITALNIQHLTSLNDVVEKITGVPQHETVPDEVVRRAHQIELVDMPPEGLRRRMAHGNIYAPEKVDAALANYFRPGNLTALRQLALLWTADRVDEALTSYRAEHSIGGVWETRERVVVALTGGPEGDTLIRRAARIAARSAGGDLLAVHVARSDGLAAGVSHASLARQRRLVEDLGGSYHSVVGDGIATALVDFARAENATQLVLGTSRRGRLERFLTGPGTGETVTELSGDIDVHRVTHERAGRGTLLPSRRRTLSTGRLVAGPVAGLVLPVLLTLVLDGLRGSLDLTSEALLFLLTVVGVACIGGVASALIASVTASLLLNYWFIPPIGAFTLGDPNALIALGVFAVVAGTVAAVVDRSLRLSRRSARATAEAETMSSLAGSIVRGGATIPALLERTRETFGMDSAELVDEPPDGDGATAVPAGPDAYLVLRGRTLPSSERRVLAAFAAHVGSAVERARLAEAAAEVEPVKAADRMRTALLRAVGHDLRTPLAAGWAAVTSLRSRDVEFSAEDRDELLATADESMAKLSRLVENLLDLSRLEAGVLTLNLRATALEEVLSTALADTPEAEARDLEDIPAVLADPPLLERVVANLVGNAARHTPSGQKVLVSASALAGRVELRVVDRGPGLPHDGRERLFEPFQRLGDTDNTTGLGLGLALARGLTEAMNGTLTPEDTPGGGLTMVVSLPCAEQTGTVRPEEAPHPVVRRA; the protein is encoded by the coding sequence ATGAGTGAAGACGTACGGCCCGGACGACTGAAGGTCTACCTCGGGGCGGCCCCAGGGGTGGGCAAGACCTACCGGATGCTCGACGAGGGGCGGCGCCGGGCCGCCCGTGGCGCCGATGTCGTGGTCGGCTTCGCCGAGTGCCACGGCCGGCCGTGCACCGAGGCCATGCTGGACGGTCTGGAGGTGGTTAGGCGCGCCCGCTGTGACTACCGCGGCGGGCGGTTCGAGGAGATGGACCTCGGCGCGGTGCTGGCCCGCCGCCCACAGGTGGCGATCGTCGACGAGTTCGCCCATACCAACGTCCCCGGCGGCGGCCGCAACGCCAAGCGCTGGCAGGACATCGAGGCGCTGCTCGCCGCGGGCATCGATGTGATCACCGCGCTGAACATCCAGCACCTGACCTCCCTCAACGACGTGGTCGAGAAGATCACCGGAGTGCCGCAGCACGAGACGGTGCCCGACGAGGTTGTGCGCCGGGCCCATCAGATCGAGCTCGTCGACATGCCGCCCGAGGGGCTGCGCCGGCGGATGGCGCACGGCAACATCTACGCGCCCGAGAAGGTCGACGCGGCCCTCGCCAACTACTTCCGGCCCGGCAACCTGACCGCCCTGCGGCAGCTGGCCCTGCTGTGGACGGCCGACCGGGTCGACGAGGCGCTCACCAGCTACCGCGCCGAGCACTCCATCGGCGGGGTGTGGGAGACCCGGGAGCGGGTCGTGGTCGCGCTGACCGGCGGTCCCGAGGGGGACACACTGATCCGGCGGGCCGCCCGGATCGCCGCCCGGTCGGCCGGGGGCGACCTCCTCGCCGTGCACGTGGCCCGCAGCGACGGGCTCGCCGCCGGGGTCTCGCACGCCTCGCTGGCCCGGCAGCGGCGGCTGGTGGAGGACCTCGGCGGCAGCTACCACTCCGTCGTCGGCGACGGCATTGCCACCGCCCTGGTCGACTTCGCCCGCGCCGAGAACGCCACCCAGCTCGTCCTCGGCACCAGCCGCCGGGGCCGTCTGGAACGGTTCCTGACCGGTCCGGGCACCGGGGAGACCGTCACCGAACTGTCCGGCGACATCGACGTCCACCGGGTCACCCACGAGCGCGCCGGACGCGGCACCCTGCTGCCGTCCCGCCGCCGGACCCTGTCGACCGGGCGGCTGGTCGCCGGCCCCGTGGCCGGGCTCGTCCTGCCGGTGCTGCTCACGCTCGTCCTGGACGGTCTGCGCGGCTCTCTCGACCTCACCAGCGAGGCGCTGCTGTTCCTGCTCACGGTGGTGGGCGTGGCCTGCATCGGCGGGGTCGCCTCCGCGCTGATCGCCTCCGTGACGGCGTCCCTGCTCCTGAACTACTGGTTCATCCCACCCATCGGCGCCTTCACCCTCGGCGACCCCAACGCCCTGATCGCGCTGGGGGTGTTCGCGGTGGTGGCCGGGACGGTGGCCGCCGTCGTCGACCGCTCCCTGCGGCTGTCCCGCCGTTCGGCCCGCGCCACCGCCGAGGCCGAGACCATGTCGTCGCTGGCGGGCAGCATCGTGCGCGGCGGCGCGACCATCCCCGCCCTGCTGGAACGCACCCGCGAGACCTTCGGCATGGATTCGGCGGAGCTCGTCGACGAACCGCCGGACGGCGACGGAGCCACCGCGGTGCCCGCCGGCCCGGACGCCTACCTGGTGCTGCGCGGACGCACGCTCCCCTCCTCCGAGCGACGCGTCCTCGCCGCGTTCGCCGCGCACGTGGGGTCCGCCGTCGAGCGGGCCCGGCTGGCCGAGGCAGCGGCCGAGGTGGAGCCCGTGAAGGCCGCCGACCGCATGCGTACGGCGCTACTGCGGGCCGTCGGCCACGACCTGCGCACCCCGCTCGCCGCCGGCTGGGCCGCCGTGACCTCGCTGCGCAGCCGGGACGTGGAGTTCTCCGCCGAGGACCGCGACGAACTCCTCGCCACCGCCGACGAGTCCATGGCCAAGCTCAGCCGCCTGGTGGAGAACCTCCTCGACCTCAGCCGCCTGGAGGCCGGCGTCCTCACCCTGAATCTGCGGGCCACGGCCCTGGAGGAGGTACTCTCGACGGCGCTCGCGGACACGCCGGAGGCCGAGGCCCGGGACCTGGAGGACATCCCCGCCGTCCTGGCGGATCCACCGCTGCTGGAACGGGTCGTCGCCAACCTGGTCGGCAACGCCGCCCGGCACACCCCTTCCGGACAGAAGGTGCTGGTCAGCGCCAGCGCCCTGGCGGGCCGGGTGGAACTGCGGGTCGTCGACCGGGGGCCCGGCCTGCCCCACGACGGGCGGGAGCGCCTCTTCGAGCCGTTCCAGCGGCTCGGCGACACCGACAACACCACTGGCCTCGGCCTCGGCCTCGCCCTGGCACGCGGTCTGACCGAGGCGATGAACGGCACGCTCACCCCGGAGGACACCCCGGGCGGCGGCCTGACGATGGTCGTGTCGCTGCCCTGCGCGGAACAGACCGGGACCGTACGCCCAGAAGAGGCCCCGCACCCTGTGGTGCGCCGAGCGTAG